The DNA window TCTCCCGCCATAATCCGCGGACAATGGTCGTAGTAGGTTCCCCAGATTCGAGTCGAATCGGGAATGCACACGGCTTGTGCTGGTGCCAAAATGGTCGGCTCTAACCCGAAACGACGCAACATGGCAAACAGGGGATCGGTGGCGGTAAAAATGCCCCAACGGTACCCATCCGCCATCAACGCTTGCAGCACGAGATAAAAATGCTGCAACGAAAAACCATGAGAAAAGGAAGCCAGTTGACCGAATTCCACCAGCTTATCGCGCTCAACCTGAGTGCCCAATTTGTCGGCTAAAATACGGTCCGCGGGTTGCGGCAGATATTGCTCAAGAAACAAAGCGTCATGTTGTGCACGACGAAATCCACATACAGATTGAATGTCATCATTGGCATCCAACATCACTAAAAATTCCGGCATAAATTCTTGTAAATCGGCATGGAATGCGGCGGCGTAACGCTGAGATACGTAGTGCTCGACTTCGGTTCGCCGCTCATGGTCAGCATCAATACGGTGTAAATTAAGGCGTTTCAATACCGTTAGTGGCTGCATAAATACCGCTCCTCACTCTGGGAATACTTAAGAGAGTAAAGCGGTTAACTTAAGAGAAGCTTAAGAAAACAAAAATAATGGATGAGGCAAAATAAGTAGGCAGATTGGCATGAAGCAGAAACAAAAAACGCAGCCCAATGGCTGCGTTGACTCGATGACCCAACCTCACTAGGTGAGGCGGTGTTACTTGTACCCGATTCCCATGATCACAGGACGTAGCTGCTCACCATCGGGAATAGAAAAAGCGTGTTGTACTGCGACATCATGAAAGCCAGCCTGCTCCATCATTTGACGAGCTTGGCTATGAGGCATTTCCCCCTCGGCAATGGCATCTTCAGCTAACCAATCCCAATGAATGAACACCCCGCCTTCTTCTAGTAACGAGTGAATAATCGACATGGATTCAGGACGATTGGGGAGATAAGCGCATACCGACGACGCCACAATCAGATCAAACTGTTTACGAAAAGCGGGATGCTGGGCGACAAGCCCACGGGATAATTCGTCCACCACTGGCTCAACATTACTCAACGCTTTTTTATCCAGCTCTTCAATCATGGATTCCGAGCCATCCAACGCCACGACGTCCTTCGCATGAGCGGCCATATACTGTGTCAGTAGGCCTGTCCCACAACCAAAATCTAAGACATGCTTTCCGGAGAGGTCAATCATCTCTTTAAGTTGTTGAAACGCATTATGCGCAAAGGCAGTAATGGATGTCGCTTGTTCCCACTCTGCTGCGTATTGATCCCAGTTATACGCCATTGTGGCCTCCGTGTTACGTTTTGCATTCAGGCAATATTGCTAGAATAAACCAAAACCAGAGAAACTTCACCGAGTTAGATCAGTTTCTTGAAGCTAATTAAAAAATACTCCCCCCTAGGTTACACTTAACTCAATGGCGAATACGCGTAAAATTGGGTATGATTTTCTCATCATCTACTCGCATGAAGCCTTATGAATTTATCGCAAATTGAAGCGTTTTGTACCATTGCTGATACAGGATCCATTTCGGAAGCCGCTCGTCAGTTAGATTGCAACCGAACGAAATTAAGTATGTCGCTCAAATCCTTAGAGAAAGAGCTCAATACGGCGCTGTTTTCTCGCACGGGTAATCACTTGTCCTTATCGGAAGCGGGTAAAGCGATTTATAAAGATTGCGAGCACATCCTCTATACCGCCAATCGCATCAAACTTACCTGCTCTGAAGCCACTGGTGAGTTTGCCGCCGAAATGTGGATTGCCCGTGATGATTCGCTACCCGATACGTTGTGGCATGACATTGCCACTCAGCTGAGTCAGTTATTTCCTAATACCTCGTTCAATTTGGTGCTCGCCTCCAGTGGAGACTTAACCAATTTAGTGGCCACTGCACAAGTGGATCTGGCGTTTGGTGTCGATTATGAACAATTGGATGAGCCCCGCGTCGTTTACCAACCTTTAGGCAAACTTCGCATGATGTCGGTCTGCAAAAGCGGCCATCCACTAGCGAAAATCAAACGCGTTGACGATGATGAGCTGCGTAAATCGATGCAAGCCGTGATGGTCTATTTGACCGACAAAGACAACCCAAGTCTCGAGCCATTCAGTCGTCGTTATATTGGTTTTTCGAGCTTTGAATATATTTTGAATACCATTCTGAGCGATAATGCGTGGGGCGTATTGCCAGAACCACTCATTCGTAGTCATCTGCGTGCACAGACTTTAACGGTAATCAAACATACCTACGGTCTTACCCAAGAAGATTTTTGTATGTTCTTACCTTCTGGCGTCAAAGAGTCTCCCGCGGTCACGTGGCTCTCTGATAAATTAAGTGAATTCTTGTTTGACTTTTAGTGTCTGCATCAGTGAGCGTCAAAACTTTTGGCGCTCAATATCAAATATAACTCATTGAAAAATAGTGTTTTTAAAAAAATTTACCCAAAATCTCTTTCTTGATTCAAAAAGCTTGATTGCTTAAGCGCAAAAAAACACCAGAATAGACGTAATTGTCTAAGAGTAATACATCATGTCTTCAACAACTCAATCTAGTGAAAAACACGTGCTCATGGTTTCTGCCGTCATGGCAATGGCCTTTGCAGCCGGTGGTCTCCTGGTCGGTCTGCTTGTCAATTCTCTTGTCATCGCTTTTGACGGGCTGTATTCATCAATCAGCCTATTGCTCACCTTGGTCTCACTGACCGTCAGCAAATTGATCGAAAAACCCAGCGATCAAACCTTTCAGTTCGGGCGCGCGATGTTGGAACCGATCAGCATTGCCTTAAAAGGCTTCGCGATTTTAGCGTTAGTGGTGTACTCGCTGTACTCTTCGGCAATGGATTTGCTGCAAGGCGGACACGTCATGGACACGAGCGTGGCGATGGCATTTGGGGTGTTTAGCGTATTCGGATGTAGCCTGACTTGGTGGAAGTTAGCCTGCATGAGCAAAACATCGTCTTCGGCCTTGATTCAAGCCGAAATTGCGCAGTGGAAAATGGACACCTGGTTAAGTGTGATCGTGGCTATGGCGTTTATCGTGGCATGGGGATTAACCATGACCCCTTGGGCGGAGTACGCGGCCTATGTTGATCCGATCATGATGCTGATGATGGGCGTTTATTTTGTCAAAGTGCCCACCGTGATGGTAAAAACTGCGATGCGAGAAATCTTAATGATGGCCCCGGATAAAGACATTTGTTCTCGTGTACAAAATGGCATCACTGCCACCTATCAAGAAACCGGCCAAACACTGTGTTTAGCGGGATTGACCAAAGTGGGTCGCGAGCTATGGGTCGATATTAATATCGTCGCCAAAAAAAATGACAACATTGCGATGCGTGAAATTGAACACACTCGCCACGCTCTGCAAAACCGCCTCAGTCAGCTCCCACTGAAATTACAACTGACCTTAAATGTCGCGTGTTAATCGTCTAACACGCGTCTGGGTGATTCTCTAGCTGACGAAGACACCGTGCGGGGGTTCCACCATACAGCGAATCAGGCGGCACATCTTTTGTCACAACAGAATTCGCCGCAATCACAGAGCGAGCGCCGATAGTCACGCCTTGTGTGATGACTACATTCCCACCAATCCACACATCATCTTCAACCACAATCGGCAAACAAGTGGCTTCCCAATTACGCCGCGAACGGTGATCAAATGAATGGGTCGGCGTATAAAACTGCGTATTAGGGCCCACAAGGACATAATCGCCAATGGTAATGTGCGCGCCATCAAGCATGGTGATGTTCATGTTTAAAAAGCTATGATTACCAATATGTATGGTTTGTCCAAATTCACAATGAAAAGGGACCTGCACAATACTGCCTGCCCCAAAATGCCCAAATAACTGCTCTTGCCATACTCGGCGCTGAGTATCATCCAAACATTGGTTGATGGATAACTTCAGTTTCATCACAGAACGCCGCAAGTCAATCAGCTCTTGAGAGTTGCCATCAAACTCACGCCCTTGCAGCATTTTTTCTAATTCACTCATTGTGTTACACCCTATTGATTTTTCTGCGCACACGCTACGTCGTTTTCCCCTTTGATGATACTGGCCTCATCACCTTTTGACATAACAAAAAGCCGAATGCGGCATCGCATTCGGCTTAGCATGGTTATCATCAATGAGTTGGATACGATTACTCGCTAACAATGCTCCAGCTATGCGTCATTGATACCCCTTCTCCTAGCATTAAACACACCGAGCAATATTTTTGCAGGGAATCTGCCGTCACTTTTTCAATGACCGCTTCATCTAAATTTTCACCAGAGATTTCGAAATGGATGTTCATTGCGGTAAACAAACGTGGGGCGGTTTCACGACGTTCACTGGTAATTTTAGCATTACACGAATAAACGGTCTGCTCGGCTTGTTTTAATCCAGCGACAACATCAACAGAACTGCAACCGCCTGCGGCCATCATCACCATTTCCATCGGGCTGGGCGCAGTCGCTCCGCCATTCCCATCCATGACCACTGAATGACCCGAATTTGATTGACCGAGAAATTTAAACCCTTCGACCCATTTGACTTGTGCTTCCATTGTTATGTCACCTTCGATTCACTAAAACCACTATAATACCAACATTAAGGATTCGAACGCTACACGAACGAGAAGGTAGCCAATCCAAAGCGCCCCAACACTTAACAGCGATCCAACCAGAATACACAGTCCATCCCTTTCAATGATCCCTAAAGATAAGCAGATAACCGCAAAATTCGGTGCGAAGTTGATGAAGGGTAAAGGAAGAACAGACATCAGAGCTAACACACAAATCAGAGCACCCAATAAGCGACGTACTGGTTCAGAAGAAAGCCAATCCCAACGAGGTTTAACAAACCGTTCCAGCTTATGCAGCCAAGGTTGTAGTTCTTCGATGAAATGTAAGGTTTTCTGCTGATTGAGTTCTCGCTTATTCGCAAACTTTGGCAAACGAGGGGCATAAAAGCCAAGCGCCAGCTGCAGTCCTAACAGAAAAATGGCAAATCCAGCGAAAAAAGAAATCCCCGGAATAAACCCAAGCAAACTCAGCATGATAAGTAAGGCACCATAAGAGCGACGTTTTAATAACTCAAGCAAATCGCCAATTGAGATCGATGCTTTAGGATGTTCTTTGACAAGACGTAACAAAAAAACAGATGTTTTTTCCACATGACCACCGGTTAAAAATTCATAATACTTCGGCCTAGGCTGGCAGAAGGAGCAGCACATTAGCAAGATCTTCGATACTTTGGCAACCATCGAGACAACAAAGCCTTTTTTGACGACGTCCTAAATGAGAAAAACCCCGCCAAGCCTAAACTCGACGGGGTCAATCCTTACTTGCAGCAATCCAGCTACGAATGTGCTCCCTGCATCTATTCCCTGATCATGGCTGATTCCTTCAGCGCAATCCCTTTCATCGCCATCCTAGCGGTGTCCCTGTCACTGCCATCCTGGCAGCCAAATCATCCATGACTCATTACCTTCTTCTCTCGCTACAATCCTAGTGAACTCAAATCCGGTAATTTTTGCTCCTTGCTGATATTTCTTCCTGAAATACCCTATCTTCTTCCTGAAGATGACCAATCCTTGGAACATCTCTCTTTCGTATCAGCGTCCTGCCGATGTGTTTAGATTACGTCATTACAATTTTCTGACAATCAGACGAAAAAAAATTTTATCGCACCAAAATAGGACAAGTTAAATTAATATTAATAAACAGTTAGTTAGTGGGGGAATATGAAAAAACAGTACGATCATTACTGCTAAATCTTACGCGCTCTGTAAGAGATCTCTCACAAAAACAATGGTACATTAGCCATTTTTCACGCTGATTGTGCGATTGTGAACCATAATAGTGCATAAACACTCACCATGAGTGCGGATTCTTTACTATTTCTATCGCTTTTCTAGCCCATAAAAAATAGAATAGAAGACGTAACGAAATATTGCACAAAGTTCAATATTTATACGACATTATGTAATGAATCGGCGCCTTTTATGTCCGATATAAGTGAGGAATATATGATGGTATCTAAATGGGCACAGCGCTTTTACCAAATGGCAGAATTGGTAGGCTCTTGGAGCAAAGATCCTTCAACACAAGTCGGAGCCGTAATCACGAAACAAAATCGTATCGTGTCTGTCGGGTTTAACGGTTACCCCCACGGCATCTCTGACAGCGCGAATACCGACGACCGGGATATGAAATATCTCAAAACATTACATGCCGAAGAAAACGCGATTTTGTTTGCCAAACGTGACTTAGATGGATGTGAATTATTTGTCACCCATTTCCCATGTCCGAACTGTGCCGCGAAAATCATTCAAACTGGCATCGCGGCTGTATTTTGCCCTGAACAAACAGAAGAATTCCTTTCTCGCTGGGGAGATAAGATCAAAGTCAGCCAAGAAATGTTTTTACAGGCAGGCGTCAAAGTGCACTGGCTTCCACGGAGCGAGCTTCAATCAGTCATTACCGTCGATCAAGCATAATTCACGCGATTCTCGATGAATGCCATCATGTAACCATTACAGATAGCTTTACCCATTTTCTTAGGCGAAATGGTGTTTTCGCCTTTCTTCATAACACAGGATTTGGCATGTTATTAACACCAAGACACGGACGGTTTTCTACGCCCTACCGCAGTGCGGTCTCTGCTTTTTTCTTGATTGCGGTTACTTTATTTTGTTTAAGCTTGATCCGCTACGCGAGTCATTACTCAATGGTGTTTTTGATCACTGTGCCGATCACCCTATGCCTTGGGTTGCTCATCTGTTTCTTTACCACTCACCCCGTCATTAAGTACTTGGCGGCCGTCACGGTGCTGCTGATAATGGGCATCGCCACAGGCATTCACCCCATTCAACAGTCATCATGGCAAATTGAGTATTATCTCTTTCCTATTTGCTTTGTGGTGCTCTTTCCTGGCAGTTGGTGGCCCATTGCCAGTGCCTGCATCTTATTATCCAGCACCTTAACGCTCGAACACTGGTTACACTCCCAAGCGATGTTTGAACACTCACTTACGTTATTATCCATCACGATTCTGGCCAATTTTACCGTTTATTACCGCAAACGTTTAACCTTGCAGATGATGAAGTATCGGCAAGACAGTTTGACCGATTTTTTGACAAGAGCTCGTAATCGCAAAGCATTCCAACAAGATTTAGATTCAATTCAAGACCAACCTGAGTGTGTCGCCATGTATGCGTTAGTGGTGATCGATTTGGACAACTTTAAACGCATTAATGACAGTTTGGGATACAATGCTGGCGATCAGCTGCTTATTGAAATATACCGCCACCTTGATGACCTATGCGAACAACAAGACGCCAACAACCCTACCCGTGTGTACCGGTTAAGTGGCGATGAATTTGCTTTGATTCTCTATAACGCTACCGCCATTGAGCATGCCACTCAGCATCTCATTGACCGGATCCATGCGATTTTCGATGATCATTATCAAGTGGATAATAACCAGTATTTTGTGAAAGCAAGCTTAGGCATCGCGTTACTCAAACACGCAGACAATAATGTGCAAACTTGGTATCACAACGCAGATGTGGCGATGTATTATGCGAAAGAGAGTGAAAAACATAAGACACAGTGGTTCGATGACCACCTAAAACAACAGACACAACGACAGCATAAAATTGAAAAGGAGCTCAGCTATGCGCTCATGAACAATCAATTAGCGCTGTATTATCAACCAAAAGTCTCACTGTCCGACAATACTGTCGCACATGCAGAAGCGCTCATCCGTTGGCAACACCCAACGTTAGGCACCATTTTCCCCGATGAATTTATTACGATCGCAGAGAAAAGCCACCAGATAGTCCCGATAGGGCGTTGGGTTATTCGTACCGCATGCCGGCAAGCGAGTGAATGGCGACGACAAGGTGTCCCAATACGTATCGCCGTCAATGTCTCCACCATCCAATTTTTATACGACGATATCTGTCAAATTGTACAAAACGCACTCGACGAATTTCAGTTACCCGCCCAGTACCTCGAACTAGAAATCACAGAAACCACCATGATGACCGATTTTGAACGAGTCATCGACACCTGCAAAGCGGTGCGTAACCTCGGTATTACCATTTCGATTGATGACTTTGGTACCGTCTATTCTTCACTCAACTATATTAAGCAGCTACCGATTGATGTAATAAAAATAGATAAATCATTCATCGATGACAGCATCACCAATGAAACCGACCACATGATTGTGCGAACCATCATTCAACTGGGAAGGAATTTGAATAAAGTGATTATTGCCGAGGGAGTCGACTCTGATGCCCAGCGAGATATGCTCGCCAGTGAGCAGTGTGACTTTTATCAAGGGTATTTGTACGCCAAGCCCCTGCCCCCTGACGCATTCATGGCGCGCATTCAATCCACCACCCCTGACGATCCAAACACAGAAAAAAAGAGCCGATAAATTTCGGCTCTTTTCTCAAGACAATGTCACTGACTATCAAGGATCAGTGCTGATGCGCGAGGTAGAGGTTTCCCCAGCTTCAGTGGCATTCGTATGTTCAACAGGTTTGCCCGGAATGCGAATGGTTAATGCGACTACGAGAGAAGCGACCACCAACGCGAGCATCAAATAAAACGTTGCGGCAAAACCGCCAAATAAAGACGCAACAATGGAACCTGCGAAGCTACCAATACCAAAGCCCAAATAAATCACGCCGTAATTTTTTGTCATGTTGTTCAGGCCAAAGAAGTCACTAACCAGTGAAGGATAAACAGTGATTGTGCCACCAAAGCTAAAGGCAATGCACGCAACCGCGATGAAAAAGCTGATCGCGTGGGAATGCAAAAACAGTAACGATGAAACACCCACGAAACACACGACTAATGCCAGCGCTAATACACGGATGCGAGCAATTCTATCAGACAGTACACCAAGCACTAAACGGCCTAACAAGTTAAATACAGCAATCACTGCCACAGCTGACGCCGCGGTTGTTGCATTCAAATGCATGTACTGTTGACCCACATCTTTCGCTACACCAATGACATACAAACCAGACATGCATACCGTGACAAACATCATCGCCAACAACCAAAATTGTGATGTTTTCATCGCTTGCGGCAAGGTGTAATCGTAAGCCTGTTTCGCTTGCGAAACCGCCTCGGAGGAAGCTCGCGCCGCCGTTGGCTGCTGTTTCGGTGCATCTTTCATCATTAATCCGCCGATGATCACCATTACCATCGCGACGCCGCCCCAAATCGTGAACGCTTGCTCTAAGCTCACATGTTCCAGCAAGTACAGATTGATGTACTTGAAGCCCAAACTCCCCAATCCATAAGCACCAATCGCGCATGCCGATGTTAACCCTTTACGCTCAGGGAACAATTTCACACAGTTCGTCAAAGTCATGAGATAGCCGGTACCATCAGCAAACCCCACCAGCAAGCCCGCAAACAGATACAACATAGTAAGGTTGTCGGCATGAGCGGTCAGTAACAAACTCGCCCCCAACAAGAGACCAGCACCAATGGTGACATTGCGGACACCAAAACGCTCTTGCATCTTACCGGACAATGAAGACGCCACCGCAAGGGCCAAACTTAAAATACCAAAGGAAAAAGCCACTTGATTGACTGGCGTGCCGAGTTTATCTGCCAATGGAGAATTGAAAAGGCTCCATGTATAAACAGACCCTAGCGCAAATTGGGTGAGAACCGTGCCGGCTAAAGTCAGCAGTCTTCGTGTGTTGGAAAGCTGGTTATTCATAGCAAAACTCCAAAGATACCTAATGGGAAAGTGGGGGAATCCACCGTTGTTATCTTCAGAATACGAGCAAAAACACGCGATACAAGCGTTTGAAACAACAATAAAATGAAATGCAATTCTAGGGAATGAATTGCATTATTTCGGCATGAATTACAAATTCATCAACGCGCGGAACGCTTTCAAATTACTGCGACTAACGGGAATTTTTTCGTCACTGTCGATCAGTTTCAACATGTAGGTGCTGTTCATCCAAGGGATGATCTCTTCAATACAAGTGACGTTGACACAATAGGAACGGTGACTGCGAAAAAAAGGCGGTTGCGGCAATTTCTCCATCAATTCACTGATGGGATAAGGCACACAAAACTCCCCGTCTGCGGTATAGACTCGCGTGGTTTTCTCATGCGCCACCGCGTAACGCACCTGCTCGACCCCAGTCACCCGAATACGGCTTTCATGCATCAAGTTAATTGTCGTAGGCTTGGCGGCAGGCACCTCACTCGTAGGCGATGTGGGATTGGCCGACGCGGTCTCTTCCAGTTTACTCAGTAAGCGCTTAACGCGTGCCTCATTGATCGGTTTCAGTAAATAATCAAAGGCCTCGAGTTCAAAGGCATCCACCGCGAATTCCTTGTAGGCAGTGGTAAACACAATGAGAGGCGGTTGTGCCGACTGATGAATATTGCGAGCTAACAGCATGCCGTCAATAGACGGTATATTGATATCGAGAAACACCACGTCCACTTGGTTTTGCTGCAAATATTTAAACGCCTCTAACCCATCAGCAAAGGAGGTAACCACATCAATATCACTGTAGGTTTTAACCAGATAACAGAGTTCTTCTCGTGCTAAATATTCGTCTTCAACTATGATTGCTCTTAGCATAACTTATTCGCTTGTATTACTCGTATTAATATAAAAACCAATTTCCGTGCCCGGATTAGTGCGTTGAATCATCAGCCCTTCGCCAAATAATAATGTGACGCGTTGATGAACATTCACTAAACCAATGCGATGACTATCCATGGTCCCTTGATACACTTTATTAATAATATCTTGGCTGATTCCCAGACCGGTGTCTTTCACTGTCACTTTGGCGCGCCCATCCTCTTGCTTCACCGAGATGGTTACTTGTGCCGGCGCCCCCAGAGGCACAACACCATGCTGAATGGCGTTTTCCACCAGCGGCTGAATTAATAATGGCGGGATAAGAAAGTGAATGGGATCCACATCGATAATCACGTCCAGCTTATCGCCAAAGCGTGCTTGTTCGATGGCCACATAATCTCTAACTTGCTGAACTTCTTCAGAAATATCAATCAGTCTCTCGCCCTTCTCTAAATTAAAACGTAAAAAGTCCGCTAAATTGGCGATTAACTGGCGCGCTTTATCGGGCTGAATTCGGACTAAAGTCGAAATGGCATTTAAGGCATTAAACAAGAAATGAGGATTGATCTTATTTTGTAGCGCGGAAAATTCGGCTTTACTGGCCATGGTTTTCAACTGTTCAATTTTTGATACTTCGATCTGGGTTGAAATCAATTGTGACAAGCCAATCGCCATTTCACGTAATGAAGAGCGAATACGATGAGGCTGACAGTAAAAGATTTTTAACGTGCCAGTTACTTGGCCATTTTCCCATAAAGGAATGATCAGCAAGGAATGAAAATCATGCACATTTAGGTCATTACTGATGATCTGCTTCCCAAGATTCACAGCCTGCTGCGTCATATAACTGATCTTGTGGTGGGCATCCAAATAGTTTTCCTGCCCGACCCCGACATAAGCTTTGACATCCTGAGTATCGGTAATGGCCACCGCATCAGCGTTGGTTTCACTACGGATAATCGCACACACTTTGATTAACGATTCTCGATCAGCTTTACGAAAATGCGGCAGTGTTTTATTTGCAATGTTCAAAGCCAGCTTGGCTTGCACCGCGGCCACTTTGTCTTTTTCTTCATCTAAATCTTGTACTAACGTAATGATCAGCCCAATACACACACTGCCGAGCACCATAGGAATCGCAATGTCACGGACAATCGACTGGGCCAATACCACATCGTCATTCAAGAGCAAAATTAACGTCATGGTGATCATTTCACACAGCATACCTGCCGCAATCCCCCACTTGGCATATTGCTTTTTAGCACAGCGCAAATGAATCCAGGTTGCTAAAAGTCCCGCTAATATACTGCTAATGAGGCAGGCCATTGAGGTCGGCCCACCAATATCAATCAAATAGCGATGCACACCG is part of the Vibrio zhugei genome and encodes:
- a CDS encoding thermostable hemolysin, with protein sequence MQPLTVLKRLNLHRIDADHERRTEVEHYVSQRYAAAFHADLQEFMPEFLVMLDANDDIQSVCGFRRAQHDALFLEQYLPQPADRILADKLGTQVERDKLVEFGQLASFSHGFSLQHFYLVLQALMADGYRWGIFTATDPLFAMLRRFGLEPTILAPAQAVCIPDSTRIWGTYYDHCPRIMAGDLSVGIEQLEQRLARRGLYL
- a CDS encoding class I SAM-dependent DNA methyltransferase encodes the protein MAYNWDQYAAEWEQATSITAFAHNAFQQLKEMIDLSGKHVLDFGCGTGLLTQYMAAHAKDVVALDGSESMIEELDKKALSNVEPVVDELSRGLVAQHPAFRKQFDLIVASSVCAYLPNRPESMSIIHSLLEEGGVFIHWDWLAEDAIAEGEMPHSQARQMMEQAGFHDVAVQHAFSIPDGEQLRPVIMGIGYK
- a CDS encoding LysR family transcriptional regulator — protein: MNLSQIEAFCTIADTGSISEAARQLDCNRTKLSMSLKSLEKELNTALFSRTGNHLSLSEAGKAIYKDCEHILYTANRIKLTCSEATGEFAAEMWIARDDSLPDTLWHDIATQLSQLFPNTSFNLVLASSGDLTNLVATAQVDLAFGVDYEQLDEPRVVYQPLGKLRMMSVCKSGHPLAKIKRVDDDELRKSMQAVMVYLTDKDNPSLEPFSRRYIGFSSFEYILNTILSDNAWGVLPEPLIRSHLRAQTLTVIKHTYGLTQEDFCMFLPSGVKESPAVTWLSDKLSEFLFDF
- a CDS encoding cation transporter produces the protein MSSTTQSSEKHVLMVSAVMAMAFAAGGLLVGLLVNSLVIAFDGLYSSISLLLTLVSLTVSKLIEKPSDQTFQFGRAMLEPISIALKGFAILALVVYSLYSSAMDLLQGGHVMDTSVAMAFGVFSVFGCSLTWWKLACMSKTSSSALIQAEIAQWKMDTWLSVIVAMAFIVAWGLTMTPWAEYAAYVDPIMMLMMGVYFVKVPTVMVKTAMREILMMAPDKDICSRVQNGITATYQETGQTLCLAGLTKVGRELWVDINIVAKKNDNIAMREIEHTRHALQNRLSQLPLKLQLTLNVAC
- a CDS encoding sugar O-acetyltransferase codes for the protein MSELEKMLQGREFDGNSQELIDLRRSVMKLKLSINQCLDDTQRRVWQEQLFGHFGAGSIVQVPFHCEFGQTIHIGNHSFLNMNITMLDGAHITIGDYVLVGPNTQFYTPTHSFDHRSRRNWEATCLPIVVEDDVWIGGNVVITQGVTIGARSVIAANSVVTKDVPPDSLYGGTPARCLRQLENHPDAC
- a CDS encoding OsmC family protein, with protein sequence MEAQVKWVEGFKFLGQSNSGHSVVMDGNGGATAPSPMEMVMMAAGGCSSVDVVAGLKQAEQTVYSCNAKITSERRETAPRLFTAMNIHFEISGENLDEAVIEKVTADSLQKYCSVCLMLGEGVSMTHSWSIVSE
- a CDS encoding exopolysaccharide biosynthesis protein, which encodes MEKTSVFLLRLVKEHPKASISIGDLLELLKRRSYGALLIMLSLLGFIPGISFFAGFAIFLLGLQLALGFYAPRLPKFANKRELNQQKTLHFIEELQPWLHKLERFVKPRWDWLSSEPVRRLLGALICVLALMSVLPLPFINFAPNFAVICLSLGIIERDGLCILVGSLLSVGALWIGYLLVRVAFESLMLVL
- a CDS encoding dCMP deaminase family protein; protein product: MVSKWAQRFYQMAELVGSWSKDPSTQVGAVITKQNRIVSVGFNGYPHGISDSANTDDRDMKYLKTLHAEENAILFAKRDLDGCELFVTHFPCPNCAAKIIQTGIAAVFCPEQTEEFLSRWGDKIKVSQEMFLQAGVKVHWLPRSELQSVITVDQA
- a CDS encoding putative bifunctional diguanylate cyclase/phosphodiesterase, coding for MLLTPRHGRFSTPYRSAVSAFFLIAVTLFCLSLIRYASHYSMVFLITVPITLCLGLLICFFTTHPVIKYLAAVTVLLIMGIATGIHPIQQSSWQIEYYLFPICFVVLFPGSWWPIASACILLSSTLTLEHWLHSQAMFEHSLTLLSITILANFTVYYRKRLTLQMMKYRQDSLTDFLTRARNRKAFQQDLDSIQDQPECVAMYALVVIDLDNFKRINDSLGYNAGDQLLIEIYRHLDDLCEQQDANNPTRVYRLSGDEFALILYNATAIEHATQHLIDRIHAIFDDHYQVDNNQYFVKASLGIALLKHADNNVQTWYHNADVAMYYAKESEKHKTQWFDDHLKQQTQRQHKIEKELSYALMNNQLALYYQPKVSLSDNTVAHAEALIRWQHPTLGTIFPDEFITIAEKSHQIVPIGRWVIRTACRQASEWRRQGVPIRIAVNVSTIQFLYDDICQIVQNALDEFQLPAQYLELEITETTMMTDFERVIDTCKAVRNLGITISIDDFGTVYSSLNYIKQLPIDVIKIDKSFIDDSITNETDHMIVRTIIQLGRNLNKVIIAEGVDSDAQRDMLASEQCDFYQGYLYAKPLPPDAFMARIQSTTPDDPNTEKKSR
- a CDS encoding L-lactate MFS transporter, which codes for MNNQLSNTRRLLTLAGTVLTQFALGSVYTWSLFNSPLADKLGTPVNQVAFSFGILSLALAVASSLSGKMQERFGVRNVTIGAGLLLGASLLLTAHADNLTMLYLFAGLLVGFADGTGYLMTLTNCVKLFPERKGLTSACAIGAYGLGSLGFKYINLYLLEHVSLEQAFTIWGGVAMVMVIIGGLMMKDAPKQQPTAARASSEAVSQAKQAYDYTLPQAMKTSQFWLLAMMFVTVCMSGLYVIGVAKDVGQQYMHLNATTAASAVAVIAVFNLLGRLVLGVLSDRIARIRVLALALVVCFVGVSSLLFLHSHAISFFIAVACIAFSFGGTITVYPSLVSDFFGLNNMTKNYGVIYLGFGIGSFAGSIVASLFGGFAATFYLMLALVVASLVVALTIRIPGKPVEHTNATEAGETSTSRISTDP
- a CDS encoding LytR/AlgR family response regulator transcription factor, with the protein product MLRAIIVEDEYLAREELCYLVKTYSDIDVVTSFADGLEAFKYLQQNQVDVVFLDINIPSIDGMLLARNIHQSAQPPLIVFTTAYKEFAVDAFELEAFDYLLKPINEARVKRLLSKLEETASANPTSPTSEVPAAKPTTINLMHESRIRVTGVEQVRYAVAHEKTTRVYTADGEFCVPYPISELMEKLPQPPFFRSHRSYCVNVTCIEEIIPWMNSTYMLKLIDSDEKIPVSRSNLKAFRALMNL